A genomic stretch from Deltaproteobacteria bacterium includes:
- a CDS encoding branched-chain amino acid ABC transporter permease, with protein METSALALLKKPWVLITLLVLLFLPFSTSNIHFHHVLIMFMLFATLSQAWNVIGGFAGQVSFGHATFFGIGAYAALVLLKRFDLSPWVGMLIGGGVAVIVAVLIGYPVFRLKGHYFAISTFAVAEIAERLFANWDFVEGAIGLPAPVLPEGLVNFMWYKTKMPYFYIAFILFVAVLLLAYKINRSRLGFYLRAIKQSHEAAEGLGIDTSKYKVIAMMISAFLTAICGSFYAQYILFIDPPSVLSLDISIKIVLITVLGGAGTVIGPILGAAMLIPLSEYSRILLGGTGKGMDLIVFGALILFISVYQPQGLVGFLRKTGKS; from the coding sequence GGTTCTCATCACTCTGCTCGTTCTGCTTTTTCTTCCTTTTTCTACGAGCAACATCCACTTTCACCACGTTTTGATCATGTTCATGCTCTTTGCCACCTTGAGCCAGGCCTGGAATGTGATCGGCGGATTCGCCGGCCAGGTCTCCTTTGGACATGCCACATTCTTCGGCATCGGAGCGTATGCCGCCCTGGTTTTATTGAAGAGATTTGATTTAAGCCCCTGGGTTGGAATGCTGATCGGCGGAGGAGTTGCGGTCATTGTCGCCGTACTCATCGGCTATCCTGTCTTTCGTCTCAAAGGACATTATTTCGCCATCTCCACTTTTGCCGTGGCCGAAATTGCCGAACGCCTCTTTGCCAACTGGGATTTCGTGGAGGGAGCCATTGGCCTTCCCGCCCCCGTTCTGCCGGAAGGCTTGGTCAACTTCATGTGGTACAAAACCAAAATGCCCTATTTCTACATCGCTTTCATCCTCTTTGTGGCGGTTCTCCTTCTGGCCTACAAGATCAACCGCTCGCGTTTGGGTTTTTACCTGCGCGCGATCAAACAGAGCCACGAAGCCGCCGAAGGCCTGGGAATCGACACCTCGAAATATAAAGTGATTGCCATGATGATCAGCGCTTTCCTGACGGCCATCTGCGGCTCTTTTTACGCCCAATATATTCTCTTCATCGATCCGCCTTCGGTTCTCTCCTTGGACATCTCCATCAAGATTGTGTTGATTACCGTCCTGGGAGGGGCCGGGACCGTGATCGGCCCGATCCTGGGCGCCGCCATGTTGATTCCCCTCTCGGAATACAGCCGCATTCTGCTGGGCGGAACCGGGAAAGGGATGGACCTGATCGTTTTCGGAGCCTTGATCCTATTCATTTCCGTCTATCAGCCTCAGGGGCTGGTTGGATTCCTTCGCAAAACAGGAAAATCATAG
- a CDS encoding ABC transporter ATP-binding protein: MEILNVKNLTMKFGSLAAVDDVSLSVRKGEIIGLIGPNGAGKTTFFNCLTGYLTPQNGAVQFGGHLITGLRPNRVCRLGLARTFQIVQVFREMTTWENVIVGAFCRTANSAEAYRETMEILKFTGLYEKKDSLVGNLTIADHKRLEISKALATKPHLLMLDEAMAGLNATETIEAIELIKKIRDRGITLIVVEHVMEVIMSISERVVVFDSGKKIAEDTPEKIIKNPRVIEAYLGEAYHA, translated from the coding sequence ATGGAAATTCTCAATGTGAAAAACCTGACCATGAAATTTGGCAGCCTGGCCGCGGTGGATGACGTCAGTCTTTCCGTTCGCAAAGGAGAGATTATCGGACTGATCGGGCCCAATGGCGCCGGCAAGACCACTTTTTTTAACTGCCTGACGGGTTATCTTACTCCGCAAAACGGGGCGGTTCAGTTCGGCGGCCATCTCATAACGGGCCTTCGTCCGAACCGGGTCTGCCGGCTCGGCTTGGCTCGGACCTTTCAAATCGTCCAGGTATTCCGGGAAATGACGACCTGGGAAAACGTCATCGTAGGGGCCTTCTGCCGCACGGCGAATTCGGCCGAGGCTTATCGGGAGACGATGGAGATCCTGAAGTTCACGGGACTTTACGAGAAGAAAGACTCTTTGGTCGGCAATCTGACCATTGCCGACCACAAGCGCCTGGAGATATCCAAGGCTTTAGCCACCAAACCGCATCTCCTCATGCTGGATGAAGCCATGGCGGGTCTCAATGCCACGGAGACGATCGAGGCCATCGAGTTGATTAAAAAGATCCGTGACCGCGGCATCACCCTGATCGTGGTCGAGCACGTCATGGAAGTGATCATGTCCATCTCCGAACGGGTTGTGGTTTTTGACTCCGGCAAGAAAATCGCGGAAGACACTCCGGAAAAGATCATCAAAAACCCTCGGGTCATCGAGGCGTATCTGGGGGAGGCTTACCATGCTTGA